In Pseudobdellovibrionaceae bacterium, the following proteins share a genomic window:
- the rpiB gene encoding ribose 5-phosphate isomerase B, which yields MDYDLPIMIACDHAGFPLKDHLLKKYPRLQWQDLGTNSEERVDYPDFASRLCEKMREQPGVRGVLVCGSGQGMAMRANKYPWIRAALCWSEETAVLARQHNDANVLCLGSRLLEPSLAEELLRLFLATPFEGGRHSERVEKVSAPVE from the coding sequence ATGGATTACGATCTACCCATCATGATTGCCTGTGACCATGCGGGCTTCCCTCTAAAAGATCATTTGCTTAAAAAATATCCCCGCCTGCAGTGGCAAGATCTCGGCACCAACTCCGAAGAGAGAGTCGATTATCCTGATTTTGCGAGTCGGCTATGCGAAAAGATGCGCGAACAGCCTGGTGTGAGAGGTGTTTTGGTCTGTGGCTCTGGCCAGGGTATGGCCATGAGAGCCAACAAATACCCATGGATTCGTGCCGCCCTTTGCTGGTCAGAAGAGACTGCCGTCCTGGCTCGCCAACACAACGACGCCAATGTGCTGTGCCTTGGCTCCCGTTTGCTTGAGCCAAGTCTAGCTGAAGAGCTTCTGCGTCTGTTTTTGGCCACTCCATTTGAGGGCGGCCGCCACAGCGAGCGAGTGGAAAAGGTATCCGCTCCCGTTGAATAA
- a CDS encoding four helix bundle protein, translating to MKQNDSQYRFRTLDLAVEFCQKVKLLKLPIHLRDQMLRASSSVALNLAEGSGKPSAKDKRRFYSISLGSLRECQAILRIEDIDDFDLLDLADHLGASIYKLTLAT from the coding sequence ATGAAACAAAATGATTCTCAATACAGGTTCAGGACTTTGGATTTGGCGGTGGAGTTTTGTCAGAAGGTGAAATTGTTGAAACTGCCGATTCATTTGCGGGATCAGATGCTCAGGGCATCCTCATCGGTGGCATTGAATCTCGCCGAGGGAAGCGGGAAACCCAGCGCAAAAGACAAGCGGCGGTTTTATTCCATTTCCCTGGGTTCCCTTCGCGAATGCCAGGCGATCCTGAGAATTGAAGACATTGACGATTTTGATCTCCTTGATCTAGCGGACCATTTGGGAGCCTCAATCTACAAACTGACCCTTGCCACCTAG
- a CDS encoding DUF177 domain-containing protein, translating to MKAFKDDPIEISLKEIPEEGRSFRYNANHPQMSQAIKDLVGENSFNIQVFIRPLGNVFELTGSVEAQMDLACYRCAVDFKHSVQERLNELLVIEDERPRGSQSSRVNHSTELDSSAPSMTTLNSEVLHLGDFIHEIIALAEPMQPKAIENCGEDCENLTEAYEKGWLNRPGQAESPESGRTSPFAVLKDLKLNS from the coding sequence ATGAAAGCTTTCAAAGACGACCCAATTGAAATCAGTCTTAAGGAAATCCCGGAAGAAGGCCGTAGCTTCAGGTACAATGCCAATCACCCTCAGATGAGCCAGGCCATCAAGGACCTTGTTGGGGAAAACTCCTTTAATATTCAGGTATTTATTAGACCTCTCGGCAACGTCTTTGAACTCACTGGGTCAGTCGAAGCACAGATGGATCTGGCCTGTTACCGCTGTGCTGTGGACTTTAAACACTCGGTCCAGGAGAGGCTCAACGAGCTTTTGGTCATTGAGGACGAAAGACCCAGGGGCTCCCAGTCGTCCCGGGTGAATCACAGCACGGAGCTGGACTCCTCAGCCCCGTCGATGACCACTCTGAACAGCGAGGTCCTCCATTTGGGTGATTTTATTCATGAAATCATCGCCCTGGCGGAGCCCATGCAGCCCAAAGCCATTGAAAACTGTGGCGAGGACTGTGAAAACCTGACTGAGGCCTACGAGAAGGGCTGGCTCAACCGCCCTGGCCAAGCAGAGAGCCCCGAAAGCGGCCGTACTAGCCCCTTCGCGGTTCTGAAGGATTTGAAATTAAATAGTTGA
- the fabD gene encoding ACP S-malonyltransferase, with amino-acid sequence MWAALFPGQGSQHTGMGQFLYDNFTIAKELFEEASDSLSVDFKKLCFDGPESDLALTHNTQPCLLLVSTATHRVLQSLVPFEPIAGAGHSIGEYAALVAGGSLNFVDAMRAVRKRGEYMQSAVPVGEGAMVAVMGVTPEQIIELCKWTEKTSSLGPVEPANFNAPGQIVASGQSQAIEWLQKNYSPEAFSGEAPRRLKFIPLKVSAPFHCSMMQPAEEKMRKTLEDTPFQDSAYPIVQNFTADPVREAAVLRENVIRQISAPVRWVECVEKLVHMGTRKVVELGCGKVLSGLAKKIDSANLETFNINSLDELKALEQQLQA; translated from the coding sequence ATGTGGGCAGCACTTTTCCCCGGTCAAGGAAGTCAACACACCGGGATGGGTCAGTTTCTCTACGACAATTTCACGATTGCCAAAGAACTCTTTGAAGAGGCCAGTGATTCACTGTCGGTTGATTTCAAAAAACTTTGCTTTGATGGTCCTGAGAGCGACTTGGCTCTCACCCACAACACTCAGCCTTGCTTGCTGCTTGTTTCTACGGCCACCCATCGGGTTCTCCAATCACTGGTTCCATTTGAACCAATTGCTGGAGCCGGACATTCCATTGGTGAGTACGCCGCCCTTGTTGCCGGTGGATCACTGAATTTTGTCGACGCCATGCGAGCGGTTCGCAAGCGTGGCGAATATATGCAATCAGCTGTCCCCGTAGGTGAAGGGGCCATGGTTGCTGTTATGGGGGTCACACCTGAGCAGATCATTGAGTTGTGCAAATGGACAGAGAAGACCTCTAGCTTGGGCCCTGTGGAACCCGCTAACTTTAATGCTCCAGGACAAATTGTCGCCAGTGGCCAAAGTCAGGCCATTGAGTGGCTACAAAAAAACTATTCTCCCGAGGCCTTCTCTGGCGAAGCTCCTCGGCGCCTGAAGTTTATACCCCTTAAGGTATCGGCTCCTTTTCATTGCTCAATGATGCAACCAGCGGAAGAGAAGATGCGCAAGACCCTTGAGGATACGCCCTTCCAAGACTCGGCTTATCCCATTGTACAAAACTTCACCGCCGATCCGGTACGAGAGGCCGCTGTTCTAAGAGAGAATGTTATCCGCCAGATCTCTGCACCCGTTCGCTGGGTGGAATGCGTCGAGAAACTGGTGCATATGGGGACGCGAAAAGTAGTTGAGTTGGGCTGCGGAAAGGTATTATCTGGGTTGGCTAAAAAAATTGACAGTGCCAACCTCGAGACGTTCAATATCAATTCGCTTGATGAACTCAAGGCACTGGAACAACAGCTCCAGGCGTAA
- the acpP gene encoding acyl carrier protein translates to MSIEPKVKKIIEEQLGVDPERVKLEASFIDDLGADSLDIVELVMAMEEEFEIEIPDEDAEKLKTVSDVCKYLEGKGKA, encoded by the coding sequence ATGTCGATCGAACCAAAAGTGAAAAAGATCATTGAAGAGCAACTGGGTGTAGATCCTGAGCGTGTGAAGCTCGAAGCTTCTTTCATCGATGACCTGGGCGCTGACAGCCTTGATATCGTGGAATTGGTTATGGCCATGGAAGAGGAATTTGAGATTGAGATTCCGGATGAAGATGCAGAGAAGCTGAAGACTGTCTCTGACGTCTGCAAATATTTAGAGGGAAAAGGTAAGGCATAA
- the fabG gene encoding 3-oxoacyl-[acyl-carrier-protein] reductase: protein MADLKGKRILITGGSRGIGAGIAHKLAEAGARLAITYTSRPDAAEQVLKSLPGDGHMSLKMDVGDEASVNEGIQNVINAFDQIDGVVNNAGITRDQLLLRMKTDDFDDVMQTNLRGTFLVTKAVMKSLLKARAGSIVNITSVIGHSGNPGQANYAASKAGTEGFTRSAAQEVASRGIRINCVAPGFIVTDMTDALDDTQKESILKTIPMNRLGQTDDVANAVQFLLSDDSSYITGQTIHVNGGMYM from the coding sequence GTGGCTGACTTAAAGGGCAAGCGTATTCTTATTACCGGCGGCAGTCGCGGAATTGGTGCGGGCATCGCCCACAAATTGGCCGAGGCGGGAGCCCGCCTCGCAATCACCTACACGTCCCGACCGGATGCCGCTGAACAGGTTCTCAAGTCACTGCCCGGTGATGGTCACATGAGCCTGAAGATGGACGTGGGCGATGAAGCCTCTGTGAACGAGGGCATTCAGAATGTCATAAATGCCTTTGATCAGATTGACGGTGTCGTTAACAACGCCGGCATCACCCGCGATCAGCTCCTGCTAAGAATGAAAACTGATGATTTTGACGATGTTATGCAGACCAACCTGCGCGGGACCTTTTTGGTTACCAAAGCTGTCATGAAGAGTTTGCTGAAGGCCCGAGCCGGGTCCATCGTCAATATTACCAGCGTGATTGGCCACTCGGGAAACCCTGGTCAGGCAAACTATGCCGCTTCGAAAGCTGGCACTGAGGGATTTACTCGCTCAGCTGCCCAAGAGGTGGCCTCACGTGGAATTCGCATTAATTGTGTGGCACCGGGATTTATCGTCACGGATATGACAGATGCCCTGGATGATACTCAAAAAGAGAGTATCCTCAAAACGATCCCCATGAACCGCCTGGGCCAAACGGATGATGTGGCCAATGCGGTGCAATTTTTATTGAGTGACGACTCTTCCTACATCACCGGACAAACCATTCACGTTAATGGCGGAATGTACATGTAA
- a CDS encoding serine hydroxymethyltransferase, with protein sequence MSIIHEKDPEIAAIIDAEMERQQTGLEMIASENYASRAVMEAQGSVLTNKYAEGYPRKRYYGGCEEVDKAEQLAIDRAKKLFGCEHANVQPHSGSQANMAVCLAAAKTGDTIMGMNLSHGGHLTHGSPVNFSGFLFNAVHYGLNPETERLDYDEIMDSAKKHKPTLLIAGYSAYPRILDFAKFREIADAVGATLLVDMAHFAGLVAGGAHPSPIPFADFTTTTTHKTLRGPRGGMILCNEERAKAINSKIFPGIQGGPLEHVIAAKAVAFGEALKPEFRSYCEKILDNAKALADTLMARGFKLVTDGTDNHLLLLDLSDREITGKDAEQVLDRAGITVNKNTVPNEKRSPFVTSGIRIGTPALTTRNMGRGEMEVIGGWIADVLENSTNESTITKVRDQVRELCEKFPIY encoded by the coding sequence ATGTCTATCATTCACGAGAAAGATCCTGAAATCGCCGCCATTATTGATGCGGAAATGGAGCGCCAGCAGACCGGACTGGAAATGATTGCCAGTGAGAACTATGCCTCCCGCGCGGTGATGGAGGCCCAGGGCTCTGTCCTCACCAATAAGTATGCCGAAGGCTATCCAAGAAAACGTTACTATGGCGGCTGTGAAGAGGTGGACAAAGCAGAACAACTAGCCATTGACCGAGCCAAAAAGCTCTTTGGCTGTGAACACGCCAACGTCCAACCTCATTCTGGATCTCAGGCCAACATGGCGGTTTGTTTAGCCGCAGCCAAAACTGGCGACACTATTATGGGCATGAATCTCTCCCACGGAGGGCATTTGACCCACGGCTCGCCAGTGAACTTTTCTGGCTTTTTGTTTAATGCGGTTCACTATGGGCTAAACCCAGAGACAGAAAGGCTGGATTACGATGAAATCATGGACTCGGCCAAAAAACACAAGCCGACATTGCTGATTGCGGGTTACAGCGCCTACCCCCGCATTTTGGATTTTGCCAAATTTCGTGAGATCGCCGATGCCGTGGGCGCCACCTTGCTCGTCGACATGGCCCATTTTGCAGGCCTTGTGGCTGGAGGGGCTCATCCCTCACCCATTCCTTTTGCCGATTTCACCACCACCACCACTCACAAAACTCTGCGCGGCCCTCGGGGCGGCATGATTTTGTGTAATGAGGAACGGGCGAAGGCCATCAACAGTAAGATCTTCCCTGGCATTCAGGGGGGACCCCTGGAGCACGTTATTGCTGCCAAGGCCGTGGCCTTCGGCGAAGCCCTTAAGCCAGAGTTCCGCAGCTACTGCGAAAAGATATTGGACAATGCCAAGGCTCTGGCCGACACCTTAATGGCACGTGGTTTTAAGCTTGTCACCGACGGGACTGACAACCACCTTTTGCTGCTTGATTTGAGTGATCGTGAAATCACCGGCAAAGATGCCGAGCAGGTTCTGGATCGTGCGGGGATTACCGTGAACAAGAACACTGTTCCCAATGAAAAGCGATCGCCCTTTGTGACCAGTGGAATTCGCATTGGTACCCCGGCTCTTACCACCCGCAACATGGGTCGAGGCGAAATGGAAGTGATCGGTGGCTGGATTGCCGATGTATTGGAAAACTCCACTAATGAATCGACCATCACCAAAGTCCGTGATCAGGTTCGAGAGCTGTGCGAGAAATTCCCCATTTATTAG
- a CDS encoding M23 family metallopeptidase — MREIPHLLAPHIKGQLLWFCLLGSIAFSLAGCSSFRGPGEFKSPDAFRSESNNYQLLLPEFRGPTPAPTPRSGEAPIGEGPFVLEWPVQAARLTQKFRPSSNPSHQGIDLAGSLNSPILSAHDGIIVYAGRGFKGYGKMILVEYNHMWATLYAHLNRYKVNTGEWVTRGQLIGLMGRTGRVSGVHLHFELLKDKQPVDPLSMLRFKGEVAEATETQGLPLATLLRLVPDAECNQVGWQTHPALCVNLRFGANRL; from the coding sequence GTGCGAGAAATTCCCCATTTATTAGCTCCCCATATTAAGGGGCAACTCCTGTGGTTTTGCCTTTTGGGCTCGATTGCTTTCTCATTAGCTGGATGCTCCAGCTTTAGGGGCCCGGGTGAATTTAAGTCACCGGATGCTTTTCGCAGCGAGAGTAATAACTATCAACTCCTTTTGCCGGAGTTTCGAGGTCCCACTCCTGCCCCCACGCCAAGAAGTGGCGAGGCCCCGATTGGCGAGGGTCCCTTTGTCCTGGAGTGGCCGGTGCAGGCCGCTCGGCTGACTCAGAAGTTTCGCCCATCCTCAAATCCCAGCCACCAGGGCATTGATTTAGCTGGCTCTCTGAATAGTCCTATTCTATCCGCCCATGATGGCATCATCGTCTACGCCGGCCGAGGCTTTAAAGGTTATGGCAAGATGATCTTAGTTGAGTACAACCACATGTGGGCGACCTTGTATGCTCATCTCAACCGCTACAAAGTCAATACCGGAGAGTGGGTCACCCGTGGACAACTGATTGGCCTGATGGGTCGCACGGGCCGAGTCTCAGGGGTTCACCTTCATTTTGAATTGCTTAAGGACAAACAGCCGGTTGATCCCTTGTCCATGTTGAGATTTAAGGGCGAAGTTGCCGAAGCCACTGAGACGCAAGGACTTCCTCTTGCAACCCTTCTCCGTTTGGTGCCTGATGCGGAGTGCAACCAGGTGGGCTGGCAGACCCATCCCGCCCTGTGTGTTAATCTCCGGTTTGGAGCGAATCGTTTATGA
- a CDS encoding ketoacyl-ACP synthase III, with amino-acid sequence MAHTSTYRTRIAGTGSYLPEKLLTNVDLEKLVDTSDSWIRERTGIASRHIAADGEVTSDLAYHASMRALEMAERTPDQIDMILLATVSPDQIMPNTACVLQTKLGAGDCMALDISAACSGFVYGLAIADQFIRTGPLKNILVVGSEVLHRIVNYKDRDTCILFGDAAGAAVVTRAEEDQDSIIYSHHLHADGKISDLFVLPGGGSVHPFSQEVLDKDLHFVRMKGREIFKNAVRTMSQACQEALDYNNMSADIVDWVIPHQANVRIIEAVAKHFGIPMEKVVVEIEDMGNTSAATVPVALDRAVRDGRVQRGQHVLLTAFGAGITSGSLLMRF; translated from the coding sequence GTGGCGCACACCTCGACTTACCGTACTCGAATTGCGGGTACGGGTTCCTATTTACCAGAGAAGCTCCTAACAAATGTCGACCTGGAAAAGCTGGTCGACACATCTGATTCCTGGATTCGTGAACGTACGGGCATAGCCAGTCGTCATATTGCTGCTGATGGCGAAGTGACCAGCGATTTGGCCTACCATGCCTCCATGCGGGCACTCGAGATGGCTGAGCGCACACCCGACCAGATCGATATGATTCTGTTGGCCACCGTGTCCCCGGATCAGATTATGCCGAACACGGCCTGTGTCTTACAGACCAAATTGGGTGCTGGCGACTGCATGGCTCTGGACATCTCAGCTGCCTGCTCTGGTTTTGTCTATGGTCTTGCTATTGCCGACCAGTTTATTCGCACTGGGCCTTTAAAAAATATTTTGGTGGTTGGCTCTGAAGTTCTTCATCGCATCGTGAACTATAAAGACCGCGATACCTGCATTCTGTTTGGCGATGCGGCTGGTGCTGCGGTTGTCACTCGGGCGGAAGAAGATCAGGACTCGATCATTTACAGTCACCACCTTCATGCCGACGGCAAGATATCCGATTTGTTTGTTCTCCCTGGCGGCGGATCGGTTCATCCCTTTTCTCAAGAGGTCTTGGACAAGGATCTTCACTTTGTGCGCATGAAGGGTCGGGAGATTTTTAAGAATGCCGTTCGCACCATGAGCCAAGCCTGTCAAGAAGCTTTGGACTACAACAACATGAGTGCCGACATCGTGGATTGGGTGATTCCCCATCAAGCAAATGTGCGAATTATCGAAGCCGTGGCCAAGCACTTCGGTATCCCTATGGAAAAAGTGGTGGTTGAAATCGAAGACATGGGGAATACTTCTGCTGCGACGGTACCTGTGGCTCTCGACCGAGCCGTACGGGACGGCCGAGTTCAGCGGGGCCAACATGTCCTTCTTACTGCCTTTGGTGCGGGAATCACCAGCGGTAGCCTGCTGATGAGGTTTTAA
- the fabF gene encoding beta-ketoacyl-ACP synthase II encodes MASGENNYRRPAREQRRVVITGLAAITPVGNTAQTSWEALINGRSGIDRVTQFDPTNFSVQISGEVKDFPIDDYVPKKDQKKMHRFTHFALGAAHMALADSGLELTDAIQEKTGAITGVGIGGLPLIESQRDVVVERGPSRITPFFIPAVISNMAAGHISIKYGAKGPNYTITSACASGAHAIGEAAGYIRNGFCDVMFAGGTEGTVCPLAIGGFAAMKALSTRNDNPQAASRPWDRDRDGFVLSEGCGMFILEEMEHAVKRGARIYGELTGYGFSSDGFHMTNPIPGGAGASVAMKMALRDAMIDSNKIDYINAHGTSTPAGDQAETEGIKSVFGDHAYKLWVSSTKSMIGHTLGAAGAVESVIALQALHHGIVPPTINLDNPSPENDLDYVPHTAREKQMHHVMNNSFGFGGTNASLIFSRFS; translated from the coding sequence ATGGCATCGGGAGAAAACAACTACCGCCGCCCTGCCCGTGAACAACGCCGAGTTGTGATCACCGGGCTGGCTGCAATTACACCTGTCGGGAACACGGCTCAAACCTCTTGGGAAGCCCTCATCAATGGCCGCTCTGGAATTGACCGTGTCACCCAATTTGATCCCACAAATTTTTCGGTGCAAATCAGTGGAGAGGTTAAAGACTTCCCCATTGATGACTACGTCCCCAAAAAAGACCAAAAGAAGATGCATCGATTTACCCACTTTGCCCTAGGTGCAGCCCACATGGCTCTGGCTGATTCCGGCTTGGAATTGACCGATGCCATTCAGGAAAAGACTGGGGCTATCACAGGTGTGGGAATCGGCGGATTGCCCCTAATAGAATCCCAGCGGGATGTGGTGGTGGAGCGCGGACCTTCTAGGATCACGCCCTTTTTTATTCCGGCGGTGATCTCAAATATGGCGGCCGGACACATCAGTATTAAATACGGCGCTAAGGGCCCCAACTACACCATAACCTCTGCTTGCGCGTCGGGCGCCCACGCCATTGGCGAGGCGGCCGGATATATCCGCAACGGATTTTGTGATGTGATGTTTGCTGGCGGAACAGAGGGCACTGTATGCCCCCTAGCGATCGGTGGCTTTGCCGCCATGAAGGCTCTTTCCACTCGTAACGACAACCCGCAGGCAGCGAGCCGTCCTTGGGATCGGGATCGGGACGGATTTGTCCTCTCAGAAGGTTGTGGAATGTTTATCCTGGAGGAGATGGAACACGCGGTAAAGCGTGGAGCCCGCATCTATGGAGAACTTACAGGTTATGGATTTAGCTCTGATGGCTTTCACATGACTAATCCGATCCCTGGCGGAGCCGGAGCATCTGTGGCCATGAAGATGGCCCTGCGTGATGCCATGATTGACAGTAACAAGATTGACTATATCAACGCCCATGGAACGAGCACTCCAGCCGGTGACCAGGCGGAAACTGAAGGCATTAAGTCGGTCTTTGGTGATCATGCTTACAAACTTTGGGTGAGTAGCACCAAGAGCATGATTGGTCACACTTTGGGTGCGGCCGGAGCCGTCGAAAGTGTAATTGCCCTTCAGGCACTTCACCATGGAATCGTTCCACCGACGATCAACTTGGACAATCCGAGTCCTGAAAATGATTTGGACTATGTTCCTCACACGGCTCGCGAGAAGCAAATGCACCATGTGATGAACAACAGCTTTGGCTTTGGTGGCACCAATGCCAGTCTGATTTTCTCCAGGTTCAGTTGA
- a CDS encoding MBL fold metallo-hydrolase, whose protein sequence is MTVPSFRSVYLAAATILFSLFVQMPSHALPSKEMVQDVQVTVLSDMAISRWTHGEWGFSALVEATLKDGSKKTILFDTGGEPQTVLYNVEKINAKRPAGDKIDLCSIREVILSHNHQDHTMGLVAIRQHCLKKDPQSKALSVAYVGGPETFWPRPLKDGGDDNVMVQEKPKYEALGGLFVEHVRPKTLAPGIWLTGGHVPRPFAEKNWSPSDPMQTPDGKLVDDIIPESQALVINTVKGLVVITGCGHAGLINILDYATRTSGTGKVHTVIGGFHLFRQEKGSAEGQLDWTAKMLLSFGVEHFLGAHCTGFDRVHYLREKMNMDSHHAVISSIQTVFSLSKGIEPPKPGINHGVQ, encoded by the coding sequence ATGACTGTGCCCTCATTTCGTTCCGTCTATTTGGCGGCAGCGACGATTTTATTTTCACTCTTTGTTCAAATGCCCTCGCATGCCCTACCAAGCAAGGAGATGGTTCAGGATGTTCAGGTCACTGTCCTGTCGGACATGGCCATCAGCCGGTGGACCCACGGCGAGTGGGGGTTTTCAGCCCTCGTCGAAGCGACCCTCAAGGACGGTTCTAAAAAGACAATTTTGTTTGATACTGGGGGCGAACCGCAAACCGTTCTCTACAACGTGGAAAAGATCAATGCCAAGCGGCCTGCCGGCGATAAGATTGATCTGTGCAGTATCAGGGAAGTTATTCTCAGCCACAATCACCAGGATCACACCATGGGGCTGGTGGCCATCCGCCAGCACTGTCTCAAGAAAGACCCACAGAGCAAAGCCCTCTCTGTCGCATACGTCGGTGGCCCTGAAACTTTTTGGCCACGCCCGCTGAAAGATGGCGGCGACGACAACGTGATGGTTCAGGAAAAACCAAAGTATGAAGCCCTTGGCGGCCTTTTTGTGGAACATGTTCGACCGAAAACTCTAGCCCCGGGAATTTGGCTGACCGGTGGCCACGTGCCACGCCCCTTTGCAGAGAAAAACTGGAGCCCCTCCGACCCCATGCAAACACCCGATGGTAAGTTGGTTGATGACATTATTCCGGAGAGTCAGGCCCTGGTGATCAACACCGTGAAAGGCCTAGTTGTTATCACTGGCTGTGGTCATGCAGGCCTCATCAACATTTTAGACTACGCGACTCGCACATCAGGGACAGGCAAAGTTCACACGGTCATTGGCGGGTTTCATTTGTTCCGCCAGGAAAAAGGCAGTGCCGAAGGGCAGCTGGACTGGACGGCAAAAATGCTGTTGTCATTTGGCGTAGAACACTTTTTAGGTGCCCATTGTACTGGATTTGATCGAGTGCACTACCTGAGAGAAAAGATGAATATGGACTCACACCACGCGGTGATCAGCTCCATTCAAACTGTCTTTTCGCTAAGTAAAGGGATTGAACCACCCAAACCCGGAATCAATCACGGGGTTCAGTAG
- the rpmF gene encoding 50S ribosomal protein L32 yields the protein MACPKKKSSRMRKGNRRSHDKVTRPTVHNCPNCGTIYRPHRVCLSCGYYRGQEVITAQA from the coding sequence ATGGCATGTCCTAAAAAGAAAAGCTCGCGTATGCGCAAAGGTAACCGTCGCTCCCACGATAAGGTGACACGTCCGACCGTGCACAATTGCCCCAACTGCGGAACTATCTACCGTCCGCATCGGGTCTGTCTCTCTTGTGGATATTATAGAGGTCAGGAAGTCATCACTGCCCAAGCTTAA